A region of Deltaproteobacteria bacterium DNA encodes the following proteins:
- a CDS encoding circadian clock KaiB family protein, which translates to MYEFKLYIAGQTPQSNSTIEGVTWFLRNSCGDKHVLNIVDILQNPSQAIDDGVFVTPTLVKIEPKPERRIVGSLEATGRLSNLLFD; encoded by the coding sequence ATGTATGAATTTAAACTTTACATTGCCGGTCAAACGCCGCAATCAAATAGTACGATTGAGGGTGTGACCTGGTTCCTTCGGAATAGCTGTGGCGACAAACATGTTCTCAATATAGTGGATATATTGCAAAACCCGTCACAAGCTATCGATGACGGGGTTTTTGTAACTCCTACATTGGTGAAGATAGAGCCCAAACCTGAAAGAAGGATCGTCGGGAGTCTCGAAGCCACCGGCAGGCTGTCGAATCTGCTATTTGACTAG